The following proteins are encoded in a genomic region of Brachypodium distachyon strain Bd21 chromosome 1, Brachypodium_distachyon_v3.0, whole genome shotgun sequence:
- the LOC100825891 gene encoding uncharacterized protein LOC100825891 has product MSIACCVPVVECVYCLACARWAWQRCLHTTGYDSHTWGLASSGDFAPVPRLCRLILAVYEDDLDNPQWAPPGGYGIDPRWVVRPPQHTHERAPTYLLYVDHRHADVVLAVRGMDMARESDYAVLLDNRRGQRRFDGGFVHNGLLKAAEWVFDAESAAIRDLLERNPGYTLTFAGHSLGSGVVALLALLAVQRRDALGGVERKRIRCFAMAPPRCMSLNLAIRYADVINAVILQDDFLPRTDIPLEDIIKSLFCLPCLLCGNCLVDTCIPESVMLRDPRRLYAPGRLYHIVERKPFRCGRYPPTVRTAVPVDGRFEHIVLSCNAISDHAIIWIEREAQRAVDLMLESERTMKAPENQRMDAETTLTRDHDEEQQAALRRAVALGIADVNLPSTYGTFSENPAPEEDSAPPVLLESRRSRLMVWDEWIARIFEKDESGQIIPRR; this is encoded by the exons ATGTCCATCGCGTGCTGCGTGCCGGTGGTGGAGTGCGTGTACTGCCTGGCGTGCGCGCGCTGGGCGTGGCAGCGGTGCCTCCACACCACCGGCTACGACAGCCACACCTGGGGCCTCGCCTCCTCGGGGGACTTCGCGCCCGTGCCCCGCCTCTGCCGCCTCATCCTCGCCGTCTACGAGGACGACCTCGACAACCCCCAGTGGGCGCCGCCGGGGGGCTACGGCATCGACCCGCGCTGGGTCGTCCGCCCGCCGCAGCACACGCACGAGCGCGCCCCGACCTACCTGCTCTACGTCGACCACCGCCACGCCGACGTGGTGCTCGCCGTGCGCGGGATGGACATGGCCAGGGAGAGCGACTACGCCGTGCTGCTGGACAACCGGAGAGGGCAGCGGCGGTTCGACGGGGGCTTCGTGCACAACGGCCTCCTCAAGGCCGCCGAGTGGGTGTTCGACGCCGAGTCCGCCGCGATTCGGGATCTGCTGGAGAGGAACCCTGGGTACACGCTCACCTTCGCGGGCCACTCGCTGGGTTCCGGCGTCGTTGCCCTTCTGGCGCTCCTGGCCGTGCAGCGCAGGGACGCGCTGGGGGGCGTCGAGAGGAAGCGGATTCGGTGCTTCGCCATGGCGCCGCCCCGATGCATGTCGCTCAATTTGGCAATTCGCTACGCGGATGTCATCAACGCGGTGATTCTTCAG GACGATTTTCTGCCTCGCACAGACATTCCTTTGGAGGACATCATCAAGTCACTCTTCTG CTTGCCATGCCTTCTCTGTGGAAATTGCCTTGTGGACACATGTATACCTGAGAGTGTGATGCTGAGAGATCCAAGGCGTCTGTATGCACCAGGCCGGCTTTACCACATTGTTGAAAGGAAACCTTTCAG ATGTGGAAGATATCCCCCTACCGTGAGAACAGCAGTTCCAGTGGATGGAAGATTTGAGCACATTGTTCTTTCTTGCAACGCAATTTCTGACCATGCTATTATCTGGATTGAAAGAGAAGCCCAAAGAGCAGTAGAC TTGATGCTTGAGAGTGAGAGAACCATGAAAGCCCCCGAGAATCAAAGGATGGACGCCGAGACCACCTTAACTAGAGATCACGATgaggagcagcaggcggccTTGAGGCGCGCGGTTGCGTTAGGAATCGCAGATGTTAATCTACCGTCAACATATGGTACATTCAGCGAGAATCCAGCTCCTGAGGAGGATTCGGCTCCGCCGGTGCTGTTGGAGAGCCGTAGGAGCAGATTAATGGTCTGGGATGAATGGATCGCGAGGATATTCGAGAAGGATGAATCTGGACAAATTATTCCAcggagatga
- the LOC100826205 gene encoding rop guanine nucleotide exchange factor 3, which yields MGDSSAFPGFHNHSYDRDYARPLFRVASFSESSDEHEHHVPSPPRRGMGRTTSSKVAAPSRLSQTMSKLSMKKPQHAVDEKSVEDEEMELMKEKYTKLLLGEDMSGGGKGVCTALAISNSITNLYATVFGTCHRLRSLPPEKRSMWNREMDCLLSICEYIVEFAPTVQAMPDGSTRDVMATSPRSDILMNLPALEKLETMLLGILDSFDKAEFWYADKRKQSFNDSKKSFQRNEDKWWLPEPCVPDSGLSDSVHRELQHKRDQASQIHKMAMEINSAILSEMQIPLSYIETLPKTGKVGTGDAIYRYMSSGDQFSPDHLLDFINLSSEHEALEIADRVEAAMYVWRRKASMTHVVTKWENVTELNADGDKNLILASRARSLLLCLKQRFPGLSQTTLDTSKIQYNKDIGQAILESYSRVLESLAYNIVSWIDDVLLADENAKQGNSIRMQKQVFSQISPQR from the exons ATGGGCGACAGTTCAGCTTTCCCGGGCTTCCACAACCACAGCTACGACCGCGACTATGCACGCCCACTGTTCCGAGTCGCCTCATTCTCTGAAAGCAGCGACGAGCACGAGCATCATGTGCCGTCACCACCACGGCGTGGTATGGGCCGTACGACATCGTCCAAGGTGGCAGCACCATCACGCCTCTCGCAGACGATGAGCAAGTTGAGCATGAAGAAGCCACAACATGCTGTCGACGAGAAGTCAGTGGAAGATGAAG AGATGGAGCTGATGAAGGAGAAGTACACCAAGCTGCTTCTTGGGGAGGACATGTCAGGGGGTGGCAAGGGTGTTTGCACTGCTTTGGCCATCTCCAATTCCATCACCAACCTATATG CAACTGTGTTTGGGACCTGCCACAGATTGAGGTCACTGCCTCCTGAGAAGAGATCAATGTGGAACCGCGAGATGGATTGCCTCCTCTCCATTTGCGAGTACATAGTTGAATTCGCACCAACAGTCCAGGCCATGCCTGACGGAAGCACCCGCGAT GTGATGGCAACCTCACCACGATCGGACATTCTGATGAACCTTCCTGCACTTGAAAAGCTAGAAACTATGCTCCTT GGTATATTGGACAGCTTTGACAAGGCTGAATTCTGGTATGCAGACAAGAGGAAGCAGTCCTTCAATGACAGCAAGAAGTCGTTCCAACGTAATGAGGACAAGTGGTGGTTGCCTGAGCCATGCGTGCCAGACTCAGGCCTGTCCGATTCTGTGCACCGTGAACTGCAGCACAAGAGGGACCAAGCTAGCCAGATCCACAAAATGGCCATGGAGATCAACAGTGCCATCCTCTCTGAAATGCAAATCCCACTGTCATACATAGAAACGCTTCCAAAG ACTGGGAAAGTTGGCACTGGTGATGCCATCTACCGGTACATGTCTTCAGGGGATCAGTTTTCACCAGACCACCTCCTTGACTTCATCAACTTGAGCTCTGAACATGAGGCACTTGAGATTGCAGACCGTGTCGAGGCCGCTATGTATGTGTGGAGAAGGAAAGCAAGCATGACCCACGTGGTAACAAAATGGGAGAATGTTACCGAGCTGAATGCTGATGGGGACAAGAATCTGATCCTAGCAAGCAGGGCCAGgagcctgctgctgtgcttgaaacaaaggtttcCAGGCTTGTCGCAGACTACCCTGGATACGAGCAAGATTCAGTACAATAAG GATATAGGACAGGCAATACTAGAAAGTTACTCAAGAGTGCTGGAAAGTTTGGCCTACAACATTGTCTCATGGATAGATGATGTTCTACTTGCAGATGAAAATGCAAAGCAAGGGAACAGTATCAGAATGCAGAAGCAGGTGTTCAGCCAGATCTCTCCTCAACgctga
- the LOC100825577 gene encoding ERI1 exoribonuclease 2 yields the protein MSASRAPFTASGGGGGREQAQNLLEFDYLVVIDFEATCKKDARIYPQEIIEFPSVLVDGATGRLESAFRRYVRPRHHPVLTQFCRDLTGIQQADVDGGVDLAEALRLHDAWLEAAMAGRPWAKKCGSFAVLTWGDWDCRTMLESECRFKGIAKPPYFDRWINLRVPFEAAFGGGGRINLQDAVKKAGLEWEGRLHCGLDDARNTARLLVAVMHRGVKLCITGSLAPPPPQQQKKPKVSPCNGAADACLCYCGVASREGMVAVPGPMQGKCFMGCGNWTPAMGALCPYFVWCGY from the coding sequence ATGTCGGCCTCTAGGGCGCCGTTCACGgcgtcgggcggcggcgggggcagaGAGCAGGCGCAGAATCTGCTAGAGTTCGACTACCTCGTGGTGATCGATTTCGAGGCGACCTGCAAGAAAGACGCGCGGATCTATCCGCAGGAGATCATCGAATTCCCGTCCGTGCTCGTCGACGGCGCCACCGGCCGCCTCGAATCCGCGTTCCGCAGGTACGTCCGTCCGCGACACCACCCTGTGCTAACCCAGTTTTGCAGGGACCTCACCGGAATCCAGCAGGCGGACGTCGACGGCGGTGTGGATCTTGCCGAGGCGCTGCGTCTGCACGACGCTTGGCtggaggcggcgatggcggggAGGCCATGGGCCAAGAAATGCGGCAGCTTTGCCGTGTTGACTTGGGGAGACTGGGATTGCCGCACCATGCTGGAATCGGAATGCCGGTTCAAGGGGATCGCCAAACCTCCCTACTTTGACCGCTGGATCAACCTCAGGGTGCCCTTCGAGGCCGCtttcggcggcggaggccggaTCAATCTCCAAGATGCGGTCAAGAAGGCGGGGCTGGAGTGGGAGGGCCGCCTCCACTGCGGGCTCGATGATGCGCGCAACACGGCGCGGCTTCTTGTCGCGGTTATGCATCGTGGCGTCAAGCTCTGCATAACCGGCtcgctggcgccgccgcccccgcagcAGCAAAAGAAGCCTAAGGTGAGTCCGTGCAATGGCGCCGCTGATGCGTGCTTGTGCTACTGTGGAGTGGCCAGCAGAGAAGGCATGGTGGCGGTGCCAGGGCCGATGCAGGGGAAGTGCTTCATGGGGTGCGGCAACTGGACGCCCGCCATGGGAGCCCTGTGCCCCTACTTCGTCTGGTGTGGCTACTGA